From the genome of Streptomyces sp. NBC_01317, one region includes:
- a CDS encoding alpha/beta fold hydrolase, with amino-acid sequence MTAPTVGSLRVNGATLHYEVRGHGPFLLLIPGGTGGAASLGDLAAGLAGEYTVATYDPRGMARSTLDDPEAGQSVAEHADDAYRLLELLSPGEPARVFGASSGGIAALHLLTTRPERVERVVVHEPPVVMVLPDAAEHRRLLARVGETLRTEGLMPAMAVFAAGLKGDGDAAEPKAEGEAEAEVQVKAEVELPPQAAARAEQTMAGLPYFVGRIVPAFMSYTPDVDRLEALSDQLVLAAGEDSRGELAYRPAALLADRLGTDLVHFPGGHIGLTTHPARFGELLRETLRADCRPGDSCPSAGSAESSSVASAAE; translated from the coding sequence ATGACCGCCCCGACCGTCGGCAGCCTGCGTGTGAACGGCGCGACTCTGCACTACGAAGTCCGTGGCCACGGGCCGTTTCTGCTGCTGATCCCCGGCGGGACGGGCGGCGCGGCCTCCCTCGGTGACCTGGCCGCCGGTCTCGCCGGCGAATACACCGTCGCCACGTACGATCCGCGCGGCATGGCCCGGAGCACGCTGGACGACCCCGAGGCCGGGCAGAGTGTGGCCGAGCACGCCGACGACGCGTATCGGCTGCTGGAACTGCTGTCGCCCGGTGAGCCCGCCCGGGTCTTCGGCGCCAGCTCGGGCGGGATCGCCGCCCTGCACCTGCTGACCACCCGTCCCGAACGCGTCGAACGGGTCGTCGTGCACGAGCCTCCGGTGGTGATGGTCCTGCCGGACGCGGCCGAGCATCGCCGGCTGCTCGCGCGGGTGGGGGAGACGCTCCGTACGGAAGGGCTCATGCCGGCGATGGCCGTGTTCGCGGCGGGGTTGAAGGGGGACGGCGACGCCGCCGAGCCGAAGGCGGAGGGCGAGGCGGAGGCCGAGGTGCAGGTCAAGGCCGAGGTCGAGCTTCCGCCGCAGGCGGCGGCGAGGGCCGAACAGACGATGGCCGGACTGCCCTACTTCGTCGGGCGCATCGTTCCCGCCTTCATGTCCTACACCCCGGACGTGGACCGGTTGGAGGCGCTGTCGGACCAGCTCGTACTCGCCGCGGGCGAGGACTCGCGCGGCGAACTGGCGTACCGCCCGGCCGCACTCCTGGCCGACCGCCTCGGCACGGACCTCGTGCACTTCCCCGGCGGCCACATCGGGCTGACCACCCACCCCGCCCGCTTCGGCGAACTCCTCCGCGAGACGCTCCGCGCCGACTGTCGGCCGGGAGACTCGTGCCCTTCGGCCGGGTCGGCCGAGTCGTCGTCCGTGGCTTCCGCCGCGGAGTAG
- a CDS encoding TetR/AcrR family transcriptional regulator, which produces MARAGLTVERVTVAGAEVADEVGLDQVSMSRVARRLGVKDASLYTYVRGLEDLRGRIALLAADEKTIRIAEATAGRSGKDALVAFADAWREYAHRHPGRYAATQASIRIDPELAAEAPGPRRAVELTYSMLRGYGLAEPDLTDAVRLLRSTFHGFVALEAAGGFAHRRAPQQSWLRALDALHVLLEHWPSLEGDPS; this is translated from the coding sequence ATGGCGCGGGCCGGGCTGACGGTGGAGCGGGTGACGGTCGCGGGCGCCGAGGTGGCGGACGAGGTCGGGCTCGATCAGGTGAGCATGTCGCGGGTCGCGCGGCGGCTCGGCGTGAAGGACGCGAGTCTCTACACGTACGTCCGCGGTCTGGAGGATCTGCGCGGGCGGATCGCGCTGCTCGCGGCGGACGAGAAGACCATCCGTATCGCGGAGGCGACCGCCGGGCGGTCGGGCAAGGACGCGCTGGTCGCGTTCGCCGACGCCTGGCGGGAGTACGCCCACCGGCATCCGGGCCGCTACGCGGCGACGCAGGCTTCGATCCGGATCGACCCGGAGCTGGCCGCCGAGGCGCCGGGACCGCGGCGCGCGGTGGAGCTGACGTACAGCATGCTGCGTGGTTACGGACTGGCCGAGCCGGACCTGACCGACGCCGTCCGGTTGCTGCGCAGCACGTTCCACGGGTTTGTCGCGCTGGAGGCCGCGGGTGGATTCGCGCACCGGCGCGCGCCGCAGCAGTCCTGGCTTCGCGCCCTCGATGCCCTGCACGTCCTCCTGGAGCACTGGCCGTCCCTCGAAGGAGACCCCTCATGA
- a CDS encoding CatB-related O-acetyltransferase yields the protein MPVPAGLPADPSVLHPMPDQTRVVLLRPLVTSPLIEVGEYSYYDDPDDPTAFETRNVLYHYGPERLVIGKFCALGTGVRFLMNGANHRMDGPSTFPFPTMGGSWADHFDLLTGLPNRGDTVVGNDVWFGYGTTVMPGVRIGHGAVIASGAVVTKDVPDYGIVGGNPATLVRTRYSEDDVARLLAVAWWDWPAEHITGHVRTIMSGSIADLEEAAPGTRRP from the coding sequence ATGCCCGTGCCCGCCGGCCTGCCCGCCGATCCGTCCGTGCTTCATCCGATGCCCGACCAGACGAGGGTGGTGCTGCTCAGGCCGCTGGTGACGTCCCCGCTGATCGAGGTCGGGGAGTACTCCTACTACGACGACCCGGACGACCCCACCGCCTTCGAGACGCGCAACGTGCTCTACCACTACGGTCCTGAACGGCTGGTCATCGGCAAGTTCTGCGCACTGGGCACCGGAGTGCGGTTCCTCATGAACGGCGCCAACCACCGCATGGACGGCCCGTCCACGTTCCCCTTCCCGACGATGGGCGGCTCCTGGGCCGATCATTTCGATCTCCTCACCGGGCTGCCGAACCGGGGCGACACCGTGGTCGGGAACGACGTCTGGTTCGGATACGGCACGACGGTGATGCCCGGCGTACGGATCGGGCACGGCGCGGTCATCGCCTCCGGCGCGGTGGTGACGAAGGACGTGCCCGACTACGGAATCGTCGGCGGCAACCCGGCGACCCTGGTGCGCACGCGGTACAGCGAGGACGACGTGGCCCGGCTGCTCGCGGTGGCCTGGTGGGACTGGCCCGCGGAGCACATCACCGGCCATGTGCGGACGATCATGTCGGGGAGCATCGCCGACCTCGAAGAGGCCGCCCCGGGCACCCGTCGTCCGTGA
- a CDS encoding DUF4235 domain-containing protein — MTKKKRKLTLAYKPVGFVLGWAGGALAGLAFQQTWKVLRHEDDAPDALDRDRGWGEVLLAAAVQGAIFAVVRSAVDRSGAKAIERATGTWPSDGGGGRD; from the coding sequence GTGACGAAGAAGAAGCGGAAACTCACCCTCGCGTACAAGCCCGTCGGCTTTGTCCTCGGCTGGGCGGGCGGCGCCCTGGCGGGACTCGCCTTCCAGCAGACCTGGAAGGTCCTGCGCCACGAGGACGACGCCCCGGACGCCCTGGACCGCGATCGCGGCTGGGGCGAGGTCCTGCTGGCGGCCGCGGTCCAGGGCGCGATCTTCGCGGTGGTACGGAGTGCGGTCGACCGGTCAGGAGCCAAGGCGATCGAGCGGGCGACGGGCACGTGGCCGAGCGACGGCGGAGGCGGCAGGGACTGA
- a CDS encoding SGNH/GDSL hydrolase family protein → MNRPQSLRRARRASTLLALTLTTALLTPAVSQAESRAESQTGSRTVSRATSAAATTQVVTWGASADRLDAAVAGRTHRLVIRTSAGGSALRIRLSNAFGEQPVTFGRAYVGVRASGAAVAPGTNRALTFGGAAAVTVPAGGSVYSDPLPGTVRAQADLAVSIYVQSAAGTATGHQMGRQTSYIAPAGNHAAAEAATAYTQTTGFRYYLDAVVADAPAGTGAVVALGDSITDGSNSTPDTNRRWPDLLSARLQATTGTTLKGVANEGISGNKVLTDGAGVSALKRLDRDVLSQRGLRTVILLEGVNDIKANPAPTAAQLITAYRQIIDRTRARGACVVGATVMPYEGWPEWNANGEAIRQEVNRFIRSGAFDAVVDFDAAIRNPAAPTKMLPAYDAGDHLHPNDAGMKLMADTVNVNALGCSR, encoded by the coding sequence ATGAACAGACCGCAGTCACTCCGCCGCGCCCGCCGCGCGAGCACCCTCCTCGCTCTGACGCTCACCACCGCCCTGCTGACACCGGCCGTGTCGCAGGCGGAATCCCGGGCGGAATCGCAGACCGGCTCTCGGACCGTTTCCCGGGCCACGTCCGCCGCCGCGACCACCCAGGTCGTCACCTGGGGCGCGAGCGCCGACCGGCTCGACGCGGCGGTGGCCGGGCGGACGCACCGCCTCGTCATCCGCACCAGCGCGGGCGGCAGCGCCCTGCGGATCCGCCTCTCCAACGCCTTCGGTGAGCAGCCGGTCACCTTCGGCCGCGCCTACGTCGGGGTACGCGCGTCCGGGGCCGCCGTCGCGCCCGGTACGAACCGGGCCCTGACCTTCGGCGGGGCGGCGGCCGTCACCGTACCGGCCGGCGGGTCGGTGTACAGCGACCCGCTGCCCGGTACGGTACGGGCGCAGGCCGATCTCGCGGTGAGCATCTACGTCCAGAGCGCGGCCGGTACCGCGACCGGTCACCAGATGGGCCGTCAGACCTCGTACATCGCACCCGCCGGCAACCACGCGGCGGCCGAGGCGGCCACGGCCTACACGCAGACCACGGGCTTCCGTTACTACCTCGACGCCGTGGTCGCCGACGCACCGGCGGGCACCGGAGCGGTGGTCGCCCTGGGCGACTCGATCACGGACGGTTCGAACTCCACGCCGGACACCAACCGCCGCTGGCCGGACCTGCTGTCGGCCCGTCTCCAGGCCACCACGGGCACCACCCTCAAGGGCGTGGCCAACGAAGGCATCTCCGGCAACAAGGTGCTGACCGACGGCGCCGGGGTGAGCGCGCTGAAGCGGCTGGACCGGGACGTCCTGTCCCAGCGGGGTCTGCGTACGGTGATCCTGCTCGAAGGCGTCAACGACATCAAGGCCAACCCGGCCCCGACGGCCGCCCAGTTGATCACCGCGTACCGGCAGATCATCGACCGGACCCGGGCGAGGGGCGCGTGTGTCGTGGGCGCGACCGTCATGCCGTACGAGGGCTGGCCCGAGTGGAACGCGAACGGTGAGGCCATCCGCCAGGAGGTGAACCGCTTCATCCGCAGCGGCGCGTTCGACGCGGTGGTCGACTTCGACGCGGCGATACGGAATCCCGCGGCGCCGACGAAGATGCTCCCGGCGTACGACGCGGGCGATCACCTGCACCCGAACGACGCGGGGATGAAGCTGATGGCGGACACGGTGAACGTGAACGCCCTGGGGTGCTCACGCTAG
- a CDS encoding NAD-dependent epimerase/dehydratase family protein produces the protein METVLVTGGTGFLGGHSVARLLREGYRTRVTVREPGQRAGVLAALRDAGVDPADRLEFAVADLRTDAGWDRAMEGAGHVLHHASPFPSTPPDTEDELILPARDGALRVISAARKAGVPRVVMTSSYAAVGYTLRPDNHYTEADWTDPDTAGLPAYHKSKVLAERAAWSDVRTHGGVELVVINPTGIFGPQLGDRPSGSLGLVRGMLTGQMPTVPVMYFGVVDVRDVVDLHLRAMLRPEAAGERFIAVSGASVSFFGMARILREHFPAAAALLPSAELTIEQVREAAKTQPALRDAATLQGRIPVISNEKARSVLGWEPRDVTETIVATAESQIRRGPALQENPGPRS, from the coding sequence ATGGAAACTGTCTTGGTCACCGGTGGTACGGGCTTTCTCGGCGGTCACTCCGTCGCCCGGCTGCTGCGCGAGGGCTACCGGACCCGGGTGACGGTCCGGGAGCCCGGACAGCGGGCCGGGGTGCTGGCGGCGTTGCGGGACGCCGGGGTCGACCCGGCGGACCGGCTGGAGTTCGCCGTCGCCGACCTCCGTACCGACGCCGGGTGGGACCGGGCCATGGAGGGCGCCGGACATGTCCTTCACCACGCCTCACCCTTCCCGTCCACACCGCCCGACACGGAGGACGAACTCATCCTGCCCGCCCGTGACGGTGCGCTGCGCGTCATCTCCGCCGCTCGCAAGGCCGGGGTCCCCCGGGTCGTGATGACGTCCTCGTACGCCGCCGTCGGCTACACGCTCAGGCCCGACAACCACTACACCGAGGCGGACTGGACCGATCCGGACACCGCGGGCCTGCCCGCCTACCACAAGTCGAAGGTCCTGGCGGAGCGTGCGGCTTGGAGCGATGTCCGTACGCACGGAGGGGTCGAGTTGGTGGTCATCAACCCCACCGGCATCTTCGGCCCGCAGCTGGGCGACCGGCCCTCCGGCTCGCTCGGCCTGGTACGGGGCATGCTGACCGGGCAGATGCCGACGGTGCCGGTCATGTATTTCGGTGTGGTGGACGTACGGGACGTCGTGGACCTGCACCTGCGGGCCATGCTGCGTCCCGAGGCGGCGGGCGAGCGCTTCATCGCCGTCAGCGGCGCGTCGGTCAGCTTCTTCGGCATGGCGCGGATCCTGCGGGAGCACTTCCCCGCCGCTGCCGCCCTGCTGCCCTCCGCCGAACTGACCATCGAGCAGGTACGGGAGGCCGCGAAGACGCAGCCCGCGCTGCGGGACGCGGCGACCTTGCAGGGCCGGATTCCCGTCATCAGCAACGAGAAGGCCCGCTCGGTGCTGGGCTGGGAACCCCGGGACGTCACCGAGACGATCGTGGCGACCGCCGAGAGCCAGATTCGGCGCGGCCCGGCCCTTCAGGAGAACCCCGGGCCCCGGTCATGA
- a CDS encoding MerR family transcriptional regulator, which yields MTAATGEQAVGLTIQEMARRSGFSEPTLRYYEKIGLLGTVGRDESSGHRRYEPDTAARIEALSCLRSAGMTVSGMRRYLDLLAQGAAAAADQQELFAAQARKLAADIEQLQLRLTYLRRKADLWDARVRGDAEAEKRAVDDVIQVVEKFSY from the coding sequence ATGACGGCAGCGACCGGAGAGCAAGCAGTGGGTCTGACCATTCAGGAGATGGCGCGGCGGTCGGGTTTCAGCGAACCCACGCTGCGCTACTACGAGAAGATCGGCCTGCTGGGAACGGTCGGCCGGGACGAGTCCAGCGGTCATCGCCGGTACGAGCCGGACACCGCGGCCCGCATCGAGGCACTGTCGTGCCTGCGTTCGGCGGGGATGACGGTGAGCGGGATGCGCCGCTACCTGGACCTGCTGGCGCAGGGGGCCGCTGCCGCCGCCGACCAGCAGGAGCTGTTCGCCGCGCAGGCGCGGAAGCTGGCCGCCGACATCGAGCAACTCCAGCTGCGCCTCACCTATCTGCGGCGGAAGGCGGACCTGTGGGACGCCCGCGTCCGTGGGGACGCCGAGGCGGAGAAGCGGGCGGTCGACGACGTCATACAGGTAGTAGAAAAATTCTCCTATTGA
- a CDS encoding serine hydrolase domain-containing protein: MRRTPRRRLLAATLFVASVLIPVTAAPAVTVQTTTVRAVTADRHEGSEGSEGSEADPRPAGGLGPELTARLDKAIEDTRRQAAIPGVVVGLWMPGKGSYVRATGVADTVTREPMTVDPFVRIGSETKTFTVTALLQLVDDHRIRLDDPISRYVHGVPDGHRITLRQLAEMRSGLFPYTSDADFTQALLSDPERFFTPHEVLAYGFRHANTFAPGARFEYSNTNLVLLGLVIEKVTGHRLADVIDRRVLRPAGLHATLFPYGTEFPEPHPHGYTDQTLSGAVADATDWNPSWAWAAGAMISNLHDLRRWADVVATGKLLSPQTQAQRLKTLPTGFPGTTYGLGIFETNGWIGHNGSIPGYETVTVYLPSEKATLVIMINTDSTVDGQEPSTLVARAVTAVATPDHVYDGAVVTP, translated from the coding sequence ATGCGACGCACTCCCCGCCGCCGGCTGCTCGCCGCGACGCTGTTCGTGGCATCCGTGCTGATTCCGGTGACGGCGGCCCCCGCCGTGACCGTCCAGACCACGACCGTCCGTGCCGTGACCGCCGACCGGCACGAGGGGAGCGAGGGGAGCGAGGGGAGCGAGGCGGACCCGCGCCCGGCCGGTGGTCTCGGCCCCGAGCTGACCGCCCGGCTCGACAAGGCGATCGAGGACACCCGTCGGCAGGCGGCCATTCCCGGGGTTGTTGTCGGCCTGTGGATGCCGGGTAAGGGAAGTTACGTCCGGGCTACCGGCGTCGCCGACACCGTCACCCGCGAGCCGATGACCGTCGACCCCTTCGTACGGATCGGCAGCGAGACCAAGACCTTCACCGTCACCGCGCTGCTCCAGCTCGTGGACGACCACCGGATCCGCCTGGACGACCCGATCTCCCGCTACGTCCACGGTGTGCCGGACGGTCACCGGATCACGCTCCGTCAGCTCGCCGAGATGCGCAGCGGCCTGTTCCCGTACACCTCCGACGCGGACTTCACCCAGGCCCTGTTGAGCGACCCGGAGCGTTTCTTCACCCCGCACGAGGTGCTCGCGTACGGATTCAGGCACGCGAACACCTTCGCGCCGGGTGCGCGGTTCGAGTACTCGAACACCAACCTGGTCCTGCTCGGCCTGGTGATCGAGAAGGTGACCGGTCACCGGCTCGCGGACGTCATCGACCGGCGGGTGCTCCGCCCGGCGGGCCTGCACGCCACGCTGTTCCCGTACGGAACCGAGTTCCCCGAACCGCACCCGCACGGGTACACCGACCAGACGCTGAGCGGAGCGGTCGCCGACGCCACGGACTGGAATCCCAGCTGGGCCTGGGCCGCCGGGGCGATGATCTCGAACCTGCACGACCTGCGCCGCTGGGCGGACGTCGTCGCCACCGGAAAACTGCTCAGCCCGCAGACCCAGGCGCAACGCCTCAAGACGCTGCCGACCGGCTTCCCCGGCACCACGTACGGTCTCGGCATCTTCGAGACCAACGGATGGATCGGGCACAACGGCTCCATCCCGGGGTACGAGACGGTGACCGTGTATCTGCCCTCGGAGAAGGCCACCCTGGTGATCATGATCAACACGGACTCGACCGTGGACGGTCAGGAGCCGTCCACCCTCGTCGCCCGCGCGGTCACGGCGGTCGCCACCCCCGACCACGTCTACGACGGTGCGGTCGTCACGCCCTGA
- a CDS encoding SDR family NAD(P)-dependent oxidoreductase: protein MTITLITGANKGIGFETARQLLALGHVVYIGARDAERGEKAAAALGARFVQLDVTDDTSVRDALAAIDAAEGRLDVLVNNAGILGDGVADGPTALRAFDTNAVGLVRVTEAALPLLRRSSNPTVVTVSSSAGSFWAVTHPDRPEYHLPLALYSASKAAATMLTVQYAKSEPGIRFNAVEPGTTATDLTAAFGIGRTPEESARVVVRFATLDADGPTGTFQDENGEVPW from the coding sequence ATGACCATCACACTGATCACCGGCGCCAACAAAGGCATCGGCTTCGAGACCGCCAGGCAGCTTCTGGCCTTGGGCCACGTGGTCTATATAGGCGCTCGTGACGCCGAGCGCGGCGAGAAGGCCGCGGCGGCGCTCGGTGCGCGATTTGTGCAACTCGACGTGACCGACGACACGTCCGTGCGCGACGCGCTGGCGGCGATCGACGCGGCCGAGGGCCGGCTCGACGTCCTGGTGAACAACGCGGGCATCCTGGGAGACGGAGTCGCCGACGGTCCCACGGCGCTCCGGGCCTTCGACACCAACGCGGTGGGGCTCGTACGGGTCACGGAGGCGGCGCTTCCTCTCCTGCGCAGGTCCTCGAACCCGACCGTGGTCACCGTTTCCAGCAGCGCCGGGTCCTTCTGGGCGGTGACCCATCCGGACCGGCCGGAGTACCACCTGCCGCTGGCCCTCTACTCCGCGTCCAAGGCCGCGGCCACCATGCTCACGGTCCAGTACGCCAAGTCCGAGCCGGGCATCAGGTTCAACGCGGTCGAGCCCGGCACCACGGCGACCGACCTGACCGCGGCGTTCGGAATCGGCAGGACGCCGGAGGAGAGCGCCAGGGTCGTCGTACGTTTCGCGACTCTCGACGCGGACGGCCCGACGGGGACCTTCCAGGACGAGAACGGTGAGGTGCCCTGGTAG
- a CDS encoding ester cyclase, producing MSDSDLRAFYLRYVEALNAHEFDGMDAFINGLTTLNGEPATRDDLIAVQKHDVDAVPDLHWELKELLFDGDRLAARLVNTGTPVKEWLGVTPTGASFEIVEYAIYQVRDGRFVHMTALHDAGELSRQLAGRPS from the coding sequence ATGTCCGACAGTGATCTGCGCGCCTTCTACCTGCGTTACGTCGAGGCGCTCAACGCCCACGAGTTCGACGGTATGGACGCGTTCATCAACGGCCTGACCACCCTGAACGGCGAGCCGGCCACCCGGGACGACCTCATCGCCGTACAGAAGCACGACGTGGACGCGGTCCCTGACCTCCACTGGGAACTCAAGGAACTGCTCTTCGACGGTGACCGGCTGGCCGCGCGCCTGGTCAACACCGGTACCCCGGTGAAGGAATGGCTCGGCGTGACTCCCACCGGCGCCTCGTTCGAGATCGTCGAGTACGCGATTTATCAGGTACGCGACGGACGGTTCGTCCACATGACCGCCCTGCACGACGCCGGTGAGCTCTCCCGGCAGCTGGCCGGTCGACCCTCCTGA
- a CDS encoding TetR/AcrR family transcriptional regulator, giving the protein METKQTGPIGRPRGFDADEALERAMLFFWKHGYEGASTAGLTNAMGISTTSMYAAFGNKEQLFRKALERYTEGPSAYLARALEEPTALGVATAILAGTIRTTTRPAQPHGCLGVQGALTTSDSGQEIRDLLVAWRNDGYTRVRDRFRRAVDEGDLPARTDPSLLARHLTTFANGLAVQAASGVTRGELQSLAAATLRNWPLT; this is encoded by the coding sequence GTGGAGACAAAACAGACCGGCCCCATCGGCCGCCCGCGAGGATTCGACGCCGACGAAGCGCTTGAGCGCGCCATGCTCTTCTTCTGGAAGCACGGCTACGAGGGCGCGAGCACGGCCGGCCTGACGAACGCGATGGGCATCTCCACCACCAGCATGTACGCGGCCTTCGGCAACAAGGAGCAGCTGTTCCGCAAGGCCCTGGAGCGCTACACCGAAGGCCCGAGCGCCTACCTGGCCCGCGCCCTGGAGGAGCCGACGGCCCTCGGCGTCGCCACCGCGATCCTGGCCGGCACCATCCGGACCACCACCCGCCCGGCCCAGCCCCACGGCTGCCTGGGTGTCCAGGGCGCCCTGACCACCAGCGACTCCGGCCAGGAGATCCGCGACCTGCTGGTCGCCTGGCGCAACGACGGCTACACCCGCGTCCGGGACCGCTTCCGGCGCGCGGTGGACGAAGGCGACCTCCCCGCACGGACCGACCCGTCCCTACTGGCGCGCCACCTCACCACCTTCGCCAACGGCCTGGCCGTACAAGCCGCAAGCGGCGTCACCCGTGGAGAACTCCAGTCCCTGGCCGCAGCCACCCTCCGCAACTGGCCCCTCACCTGA
- a CDS encoding MerR family transcriptional regulator yields the protein MSEASRYDAGHSREDFVRIGELAARAEVSVRSVRYYEEQGLLTSTRSASGQRHYTDAEVERVVFIQLLYAGGLSSRTIVELLPCVDAPSEANSDSALERMELERDRLSTRIADLLRTRDALDGLMATARAYREQVGTAAAG from the coding sequence ATGTCAGAGGCAAGCCGCTATGACGCGGGACATAGTCGGGAGGACTTCGTGCGGATCGGGGAGCTTGCGGCACGGGCCGAAGTCAGCGTGCGGTCGGTGCGCTACTACGAGGAGCAGGGGCTGCTGACCAGTACCCGCAGTGCCAGTGGGCAGCGCCACTACACGGACGCCGAGGTCGAGCGGGTCGTGTTCATCCAGCTTTTGTACGCCGGGGGCCTGTCCAGCCGCACCATCGTCGAGCTGCTGCCCTGCGTCGACGCTCCCAGTGAGGCGAACTCCGACTCCGCGCTGGAGCGGATGGAGCTGGAACGGGACCGGCTCTCCACGCGGATCGCCGACCTTCTGCGGACCAGGGACGCGCTCGACGGGCTGATGGCCACGGCCCGGGCGTACCGGGAACAGGTCGGCACGGCCGCGGCGGGCTGA
- a CDS encoding alkene reductase, translated as MTTLFTSYRLGGTALPNRVVMAPMTRVRAAAGGLATPSMARYYAQRATAGLIVSEGVQPSAIGQSNPGTPGLHTDEQVAAWRPVTAAVHTNGGRIFAQLMHGGRVSHPDTIGMRPVGPSAIPAVGDVFTPTGPQPAPTPRALETAEVPEHAQAYGRAARRAVEAGFDGVELHGANGYLISQFLSSNANRRTDRYGGPVAGRIRFAVEAAAATVEAVGGDRTGIRLSPGGTFWGVQETDVLDLYTALLTELARLKVAYVHLEATADEEVLLALRRAWPGTLVVNPVLPMGPKQTGRDDADHWLALGADLISFGRAFIANPDLVERLRGGLPIAPADEATYYQGGDAGYLTYPAHQYAH; from the coding sequence ATGACGACCCTTTTCACCAGCTACCGGCTCGGCGGCACGGCCTTGCCCAACCGGGTGGTCATGGCCCCGATGACCCGGGTCCGGGCGGCCGCCGGCGGTCTGGCCACGCCGTCCATGGCGCGCTACTACGCCCAGCGGGCCACCGCCGGACTCATCGTCAGCGAAGGCGTGCAGCCGAGCGCGATCGGGCAGTCCAACCCCGGCACGCCGGGACTGCACACCGACGAGCAGGTCGCCGCGTGGCGGCCCGTGACCGCGGCCGTCCACACCAACGGCGGAAGGATCTTCGCCCAGCTGATGCACGGCGGCCGGGTCTCGCATCCCGACACCATCGGCATGCGGCCGGTGGGGCCCTCGGCGATACCCGCGGTCGGCGACGTGTTCACCCCGACCGGGCCCCAGCCCGCCCCGACGCCACGCGCCCTGGAGACCGCCGAAGTGCCCGAGCACGCCCAGGCGTACGGCCGGGCCGCCCGCCGCGCCGTCGAGGCGGGCTTCGACGGCGTGGAACTGCACGGCGCCAACGGTTACCTGATCTCGCAGTTCCTCTCCTCCAACGCAAACCGGCGCACGGACCGTTACGGAGGCCCGGTCGCCGGGCGGATCAGGTTCGCCGTCGAGGCGGCCGCCGCCACCGTCGAGGCCGTCGGCGGAGACAGAACCGGCATCCGGCTCTCACCGGGAGGAACCTTCTGGGGAGTCCAGGAGACCGACGTCCTCGATCTGTACACCGCCCTGCTGACCGAACTGGCCCGCCTCAAAGTGGCGTACGTACACCTCGAAGCCACCGCCGACGAAGAGGTGCTCCTCGCCCTGCGCCGGGCGTGGCCGGGCACGCTCGTCGTCAACCCCGTGCTTCCGATGGGCCCCAAGCAGACCGGCCGGGACGACGCCGACCACTGGCTCGCCCTGGGCGCCGACCTCATCAGTTTCGGCCGTGCCTTCATCGCCAACCCCGACCTGGTCGAGCGGCTGCGCGGCGGACTCCCGATCGCCCCCGCCGACGAAGCCACGTACTACCAGGGCGGTGACGCGGGCTACCTGACCTACCCGGCCCACCAGTACGCGCATTGA